The Ananas comosus cultivar F153 linkage group 7, ASM154086v1, whole genome shotgun sequence genome has a window encoding:
- the LOC109712490 gene encoding F-box protein SKIP19-like → MESEGRRWSEMAADCLSLIFRRLSLEDLAVGVPFVCKSWHRASLDPLCWTLLDFHDIDFMPWSRFSREFSDRYAVPRFSFSGFLRLCVARSRGSAVELAFPLLFGASLRDLHVAKECTKLRKVILPNLASEDEPHLPEIVAKWGELEWLEMESKPSSFLETAAQIGRSSNSVVGLKMHGAIKKEDAAAIVDRLPDLKFLCLSRSYLPREELSAIVHGCKNLERLCARDCVGFEADEEVVKWCSGIKSFEHEGSKVFDEFGYDTDECDPLYVHVI, encoded by the exons ATGGAATCAGAAGGTCGGCGGTGGTCGGAGATGGCGGCCGATTGCCTATCTCTCATTTTCCGGCGGCTCAGCCTCGAGGACTTGGCGGTCGGCGTGCCCTTCGTGTGCAAGTCGTGGCACCGAGCATCCCTCGACCCCCTCTGCTGGACCCTGCTCGACTTCCACGACATCGACTTCATGCCGTGGAGCCGCTTCTCCCGCGAATTCTCCGACCGCTACGCCGTCCCGCGCTTCTCCTTCTCCGGATTCCTCAGGCTCTGCGTCGCCCGCAGCCGCGGCTCCGCCGTCGAGCTCGccttccctctcctcttcgGTGCGTCCTTACGCGACCTGCACGTCGCGAAAGA GTGCACGAAACTTAGGAAAGTGATCCTACCAAACCTGGCGTCGGAAGACGAGCCGCACCTCCCGGAGATCGTCGCGAAATGGGGAGAGCTCGAATGGCTCGAAATGGAATCCAAACCCTCGTCTTTCTTAGAAACCGCCGCCCAGATCGGCCGCAGTTCCAACTCCGTCGTCGGGCTCAAAATGCACGGCGCGATCAAGAAAGAGGACGCCGCCGCGATCGTCGACCGCCTCCCCGACCTCAAATTCTTGTGCCTCAGCAGATCATACTTGCCCAGGGAAGAGCTCTCGGCGATAGTGCACGGGTGCAAGAACCTGGAGAGGTTGTGTGCGAGGGATTGCGTGGGGTTTGAGGCCGATGAGGAGGTGGTGAAGTGGTGTTCGGGGATAAAGAGTTTTGAGCACGAGGGGTCCAAGGTGTTTGATGAGTTTGGGTATGACACGGATGAGTGTGATCCTTTGTATGTACATGTTATTTGA
- the LOC109713350 gene encoding reticulon-like protein B8: MSEHSENAAENIINNIMETIADKIPRQKSVRFSEEENTVTAQMNKLFGRQKSVHKILGGGKPADVLLWRNKKISSSVLTTATAIWTLFEWLDYHFLTLVCLGLVVGMLIQFVWSNASGMLNRSSEVPRVQLPNELFVNIAVFAGTQINKLLGYLQDVACGRNLKQFLIAVAGLWAAAIIGSWCNFLTVLYIGFISAHTLPVLYEKYEDQVDDFVYNLLGLLQSQYRKLDTSVLSKIPKGNLKSKKNE, encoded by the exons ATGTCTGAGCATTCAGAAAATGCGGctgaaaatattataaacaaCATCATGGAAACCATTGCCGATAAAATCCCCAGACAGAAATCGGTGAGATTTTCTGAGGAAGAAAACACGGTCACTGCTCAGATGAATAAGCTTTTCGGGCGCCAGAAGTCTGTCCATAAGATTTTGGGCGGCGGAAAAC CTGCCGATGTGTTATTATGGAGGAATAAGAAGATCTCATCGAGCGTATTGACTACTGCAACAGCTATCTGGACCCTTTTTGAGTGGCTCGATTATCACTTTCTGACTCTTGTTTGCCTTGGGCTTGTTGTTGGAATGCTTATCCAGTTTGTTTGGTCCAATGCTTCCGGCATGTTAAACAG GTCTTCTGAGGTACCTCGCGTGCAATTGCCCAATGAACTGTTTGTAAACATTGCTGTGTTTGCTGGTACCCAAATCAATAAACTTTTGGGATATCTTCAAGATGTTGCATGTGGAAGAAATTTGAAACAGTTTCTGATT GCCGTGGCAGGCTTGTGGGCTGCTGCCATAATTGGTAGCTGGTGCAATTTTCTGACTGTTCTTTATATTG GATTTATTAGTGCTCACACTCTTCCAGTGCTTTATGAGAAATATGAAGATCAAGTCGATGACTTCGTCTACAACCTTCTTGGACTACTACAGAGCCAATATCGCAAGCTGGACACGAGCGTGTTGAGCAAAATACCAAAAGGAAATCTCAAGTCGAAGAAGAATGAGTAG